ACAGTGATCATCAACATAGAGCCAGTCCCTGACATTCTTTCCATCTCCGTAGATTGGAATTGGTTCTTCAGCTAAGGCCTTTCTTATAATTGTAGGAATGAGTTTTTCACCGTGTTGTCTTGGGCCATAGTTGTTAGAGCAATTAGTGGTGACAACATTCATACCATAGGTATGAAAATAGCTTCTAACAATCATATCTGATGAAGCTTTAGAAGCTGAGTATGGAGAGTTCGGGGCGTAAGGGGTCTCTTCTGTAAAGTAGCCCGTTTCTCCTAGAGTTCCATAGACTTCGTCTGTAGAAATATGATGAAAGCGAGACTGCTCATGGCCAGGCTTAATTTCAAAGGGTGCGCTCATCCAATACTTTCTCGCCACATCTAAAAGTGTAAAAGTACCATTTATATTTGTTCTAATGAAAGCATCGGGACCTGTAATTGAGTTGTCCACATGAGACTCTGCTGCAAAGTGGATAACTCCGTTTATATGATACTTATTAAAAATATCTTCAATAAGTGGACGATCACAAATATCACCTTTTATAAAAGTGTAATTAGGATTACTTTCAACTTCTTTTAAATTATTTAAGTCAGCGGCGTAGGTTAATAGATCGAGGTTAATAACTTTGTAATCACTATATTTATTCAAGAAATTGATAATGAAATTTGAGCCAATAAATCCAGCTCCACCTGTTATTAAAATAGATTTTTCAGTCATTTTTTAATTCCTTAATACAGCTTGCTAGAGCTTCTTTCCAATTTCTAATTCTAATGCCTTTTGACTCTATCTTACTTACATTTAAAAGTGAATATG
This sequence is a window from Halobacteriovorax sp. JY17. Protein-coding genes within it:
- the rfbB gene encoding dTDP-glucose 4,6-dehydratase; protein product: MTEKSILITGGAGFIGSNFIINFLNKYSDYKVINLDLLTYAADLNNLKEVESNPNYTFIKGDICDRPLIEDIFNKYHINGVIHFAAESHVDNSITGPDAFIRTNINGTFTLLDVARKYWMSAPFEIKPGHEQSRFHHISTDEVYGTLGETGYFTEETPYAPNSPYSASKASSDMIVRSYFHTYGMNVVTTNCSNNYGPRQHGEKLIPTIIRKALAEEPIPIYGDGKNVRDWLYVDDHCSAIDLVFHKGRSGETYNIGGDAEKTNLEVVGEICARLDQLKPRESGMKYEELVTFVKDRAGHDKRYAIDATKIKSHLEWSFQHSFNKGITLSIDWYLD